In Paenibacillus sp. FSL M7-0420, a single genomic region encodes these proteins:
- a CDS encoding MFS transporter, translating into MSNNKIFTLLAINILLVFSIMVSIFPIAPLISSDLGMTSGEIGTIAGIASLVMTFLSIPSGVFADRYGRKKIIIASMALSAVAVFMVAASHGVLLFTAGWLLFGFARGFVSTPIFAVVMDVCKPEERGRAMGIVSGAIGAGSVLGYVVSGLLSNYFGWHTSFAVLASLLLLSTLVTTLLLRETGVKNTSRSIGQAFKSSFKWLGVREILLAGIVGTLCFMVGVFTTFLVPFAAKEQDISLVLLSLLFIPYEAVASFGAVFIGWISDKVGRHAPLIWAQSICVGALVLLYALDFNPWLLTFGYALIGLTEGPIITLVNTIITDKVIKINPMEMGAALGTFRTLQGVGIALGSTLGGFFYSRIGTHPSYLVAAGLMVLTILISLSLGKKEEAGVTEYKSAG; encoded by the coding sequence ATGAGCAACAACAAAATATTCACACTTTTGGCCATCAACATTCTGCTTGTATTCTCTATTATGGTCAGCATCTTCCCGATCGCACCCCTGATCAGCAGTGATCTCGGCATGACCTCCGGTGAGATTGGAACCATAGCGGGGATTGCCTCGCTGGTGATGACCTTTCTGTCGATTCCCTCCGGCGTGTTCGCGGACCGCTACGGGCGGAAAAAGATTATTATCGCTTCCATGGCTCTGTCGGCCGTGGCCGTATTTATGGTAGCTGCATCCCACGGAGTCCTGCTGTTCACGGCGGGGTGGCTGCTGTTCGGCTTCGCCAGAGGGTTCGTGTCCACGCCGATCTTCGCGGTGGTGATGGATGTGTGCAAGCCCGAGGAACGGGGCAGAGCGATGGGTATTGTGTCCGGGGCGATTGGCGCCGGGTCGGTGCTGGGGTATGTGGTGAGCGGGCTGCTGAGCAATTATTTCGGCTGGCATACCTCCTTCGCGGTGCTGGCTTCCCTGCTGCTGCTGTCCACGCTGGTTACTACGCTGCTGCTGCGGGAGACCGGAGTCAAGAATACAAGCCGGAGCATCGGGCAAGCCTTCAAAAGCTCCTTCAAATGGCTGGGCGTCCGCGAAATTCTGCTGGCAGGCATTGTGGGAACCCTGTGCTTCATGGTGGGTGTCTTCACTACCTTCCTGGTGCCGTTCGCGGCTAAGGAACAGGATATCTCCCTGGTGCTGCTCAGCTTGCTGTTCATTCCGTATGAAGCGGTAGCCTCGTTCGGGGCGGTCTTCATCGGATGGATCTCGGATAAGGTAGGCAGACATGCGCCCCTGATCTGGGCCCAGTCGATCTGCGTGGGAGCGCTCGTGCTGCTGTATGCACTGGACTTCAACCCCTGGCTGCTGACCTTCGGCTATGCCCTGATCGGGCTTACGGAAGGGCCGATTATTACCCTGGTCAACACGATTATTACGGATAAGGTCATTAAGATTAATCCGATGGAGATGGGCGCGGCCTTAGGAACCTTCCGGACCCTTCAGGGAGTCGGGATTGCGCTGGGGTCCACGCTTGGCGGATTCTTCTACAGCCGGATTGGAACGCATCCCAGCTATCTGGTGGCCGCCGGGCTGATGGTGCTGACGATTCTGATCTCGCTGAGTCTGGGCAAAAAGGAAGAAGCGGGTGTCACCGAATATAAATCTGCGGGATAA
- a CDS encoding cupin domain-containing protein, giving the protein MNQVYTRTVVHMDEVPVVHSRGGQMRVLASPATVGSTQLIMGHVLLQPGEEIKEHLHDYGEENVYVVRGRGTAFIEDIPHAIRENSLFIARRGERHRVVNEGPGELELVFATAPLAPRPEIGHREV; this is encoded by the coding sequence ATGAATCAGGTCTACACGAGAACAGTGGTCCATATGGATGAAGTGCCGGTGGTTCATTCCAGAGGAGGACAGATGCGCGTGCTGGCGAGTCCGGCGACTGTCGGGTCCACCCAGCTGATCATGGGCCATGTCCTGCTCCAGCCGGGAGAAGAGATTAAGGAGCATCTCCATGATTACGGCGAAGAGAATGTCTATGTCGTCCGGGGACGGGGAACGGCGTTCATCGAGGATATTCCGCATGCCATCCGGGAGAATAGCCTGTTCATTGCGCGGAGGGGTGAGCGGCACCGGGTAGTCAATGAGGGTCCGGGCGAGCTGGAGCTGGTCTTCGCTACAGCGCCGCTGGCCCCGAGGCCAGAGATTGGGCACAGAGAGGTCTGA
- a CDS encoding amidohydrolase family protein: protein MKSELVIVDTHAHFAVKENKSRELSLAAAGTIPDYKKQKGFDDLQYLKKMVGADGNGFVDENNMLEDYLACMDENQIAMSWVHQLSFEDVYGYEVLSNEKIAEAVRAHPDKLRGFASVNPYKGKEALAELDYAIKTLGMQGFKLNPNDYGGFVLNDRDLLYPLYERCSELGVPVSVHTGITPGSIFRMKHNYPILLDDVAVDFPDLTLIVEHMGHPWNDLCYYMVGRHDNMYVTITAVANILIHNNPKVFRMELAKMISVCGSHKILWGSDWTVTPNIAEVLNYMQKVVIPLPMKLMMGVKEIKREDVQNILGRNALRIMK from the coding sequence GTGAAGAGTGAGCTTGTGATTGTAGATACCCATGCCCATTTCGCCGTCAAGGAGAATAAGAGCCGGGAGCTTAGTCTGGCCGCGGCCGGGACCATCCCGGATTACAAGAAGCAGAAGGGCTTCGATGACCTGCAATATTTGAAGAAAATGGTGGGCGCTGACGGAAACGGCTTCGTGGACGAGAACAATATGCTGGAGGATTACCTCGCCTGTATGGACGAGAACCAGATTGCCATGAGCTGGGTCCATCAGCTGAGCTTCGAAGATGTCTACGGCTATGAGGTGCTGTCCAATGAGAAAATCGCCGAGGCGGTCCGCGCCCACCCCGACAAGCTGCGCGGCTTCGCCAGCGTCAATCCCTATAAGGGGAAGGAAGCGCTGGCGGAGCTGGATTATGCCATTAAGACGCTGGGCATGCAGGGCTTCAAGCTGAACCCAAATGATTACGGCGGCTTCGTCCTGAATGACCGGGATTTGCTGTATCCGCTGTATGAGCGTTGCAGCGAGCTGGGCGTTCCGGTCAGCGTGCATACCGGGATTACGCCGGGCAGTATTTTTCGGATGAAGCATAATTACCCGATTCTGCTCGATGATGTGGCTGTGGATTTTCCCGACCTGACCCTAATTGTTGAGCATATGGGCCATCCCTGGAATGACCTGTGCTATTACATGGTCGGCCGACACGACAATATGTATGTGACGATCACGGCGGTAGCCAATATTCTGATTCACAATAACCCGAAGGTATTCAGGATGGAGCTGGCCAAGATGATCTCGGTCTGCGGCAGCCACAAGATCCTCTGGGGCTCGGACTGGACGGTTACCCCGAACATCGCCGAGGTGCTGAATTACATGCAAAAGGTAGTGATCCCGCTGCCCATGAAGCTGATGATGGGGGTGAAGGAGATCAAGCGGGAGGATGTCCAGAACATCCTGGGACGCAACGCACTCAGAATTATGAAGTAG
- a CDS encoding cyclase family protein codes for MAVQFIDLSVPMEQNPGELAPYGFEQTDHQEGADRFARQFDGSRKDFPGEEFLNMEMITASTHTGTHFDAPLHFGSRSEGEPAASIDEVPLEWCFGDGVVLDFTHIQAGEAIEKRDIEQALERIGYQLKPLDIVLIRTGADRHWGTPRYLTDYPGMSREATAFLTGQGIRLMGIDSYGFDRPFKHMISDYKRTGDNAYLFPAHFWGREQTYCHMERLANLDRIPVPYGFKVACFPIKIRQAGASWVRAVAIIE; via the coding sequence TTGGCAGTTCAATTCATTGATTTAAGCGTGCCGATGGAGCAGAATCCGGGCGAGCTGGCCCCGTACGGGTTCGAGCAGACCGACCATCAGGAGGGGGCGGACCGCTTCGCCCGCCAATTCGACGGGAGCCGGAAGGACTTTCCGGGCGAAGAGTTCCTGAACATGGAGATGATCACCGCGTCCACCCATACCGGAACCCATTTCGATGCCCCCCTGCACTTCGGCTCCAGGAGTGAGGGAGAGCCGGCAGCATCCATTGACGAGGTGCCGCTGGAGTGGTGCTTCGGCGACGGGGTGGTACTGGATTTCACCCATATCCAGGCAGGTGAGGCTATTGAGAAGCGGGATATTGAGCAGGCGCTTGAGCGGATCGGTTACCAGCTGAAGCCGCTGGATATTGTACTGATCCGGACAGGTGCGGACCGGCACTGGGGAACCCCCCGGTATCTTACGGATTATCCGGGCATGAGCAGGGAGGCTACGGCATTCCTGACCGGCCAAGGTATCAGACTGATGGGCATCGACAGCTACGGGTTCGACCGTCCGTTCAAGCATATGATCAGTGATTATAAGCGGACCGGGGATAACGCCTATCTGTTCCCCGCTCACTTCTGGGGCAGAGAACAGACATATTGTCACATGGAACGGCTGGCGAATCTGGACCGGATTCCGGTACCGTACGGGTTCAAGGTGGCATGCTTTCCGATCAAGATCAGGCAGGCCGGTGCGTCCTGGGTACGGGCAGTAGCGATTATCGAGTAG
- a CDS encoding TIGR04076 family protein: protein MNYEFELKVTGVKGHCRAGHKEGDIMKVSPLNAGNLCGTAFHAVFPMLLALNMDAKLPWDPEGNIVHSACPDMRNQMTMEIRRIPVEPSGDSPYAGRMLQSK from the coding sequence ATGAATTATGAGTTTGAGCTTAAGGTTACGGGCGTTAAGGGGCATTGCCGGGCAGGACATAAGGAAGGGGATATCATGAAGGTCTCCCCGCTGAACGCAGGCAATCTCTGCGGAACGGCCTTTCATGCGGTCTTCCCTATGCTGCTGGCGCTGAACATGGATGCGAAGCTGCCGTGGGACCCGGAGGGCAATATTGTACACTCGGCTTGCCCGGATATGCGCAACCAGATGACTATGGAAATCCGCCGCATCCCGGTGGAGCCGTCCGGAGATTCTCCATATGCAGGCCGGATGCTGCAATCCAAATGA
- the hemW gene encoding radical SAM family heme chaperone HemW: protein MNNAKSYVEMFKERDSICVSHYPVPVSQHTEPEVRSLMELEQVNTKDTPVALYLHIPFCDATCSFCPFNRYLKRQDQVDRYLAAVRQEIDRYAGTPFGSSVTVSSINLGGGTPSCLSSEELTGLLQYMKQSFRVEEEAMIFIEGNPRNFTADKLETLALQGLNRISVGVQTFQEELAEVLGLYHSVEDSFALVKNARNSGIENVGIDLMYNLPGQTLDQWRADILTSIEQEIDHICVISFCVVPHTQIASRIADGKIPGIGDVYREIELYTIAKEMLLEAGYEQYSVIDFAKPGKTDRHATLYFSEQAHMIGIGAAAFGIINGYMYINSGNLNEYMTRVQDGLLPVNCGEKADERELAHGAMAKGLRMLSVNRAGFVKMFGQEPEQLFPETIERLVQDGLLIQDAEEIRLTEDGIIWGNNVSKQFFSAKYADYGLQHRMKLAKGRPVQSVQSVQS, encoded by the coding sequence ATGAATAATGCGAAGTCATACGTTGAAATGTTCAAGGAGAGAGATTCGATCTGCGTCTCGCATTATCCGGTGCCTGTCTCACAGCACACAGAGCCTGAGGTCCGGTCGCTGATGGAGCTGGAACAGGTGAATACCAAGGATACGCCGGTGGCTCTATATCTGCATATTCCCTTTTGCGATGCCACCTGCTCGTTCTGCCCGTTCAACCGTTATCTGAAGCGGCAGGATCAGGTGGACCGCTACCTGGCTGCTGTCCGGCAGGAGATTGACAGGTATGCGGGAACGCCGTTTGGCAGCAGTGTTACGGTCTCCTCCATTAATCTGGGCGGCGGAACACCCTCCTGCCTGTCCTCGGAAGAGCTGACCGGACTCCTGCAATACATGAAGCAGTCCTTCCGCGTGGAAGAGGAGGCCATGATCTTCATCGAAGGCAACCCCCGTAATTTCACGGCGGACAAGCTGGAGACCTTGGCTTTGCAGGGCCTCAACCGGATCAGCGTGGGCGTGCAGACCTTCCAGGAGGAGCTTGCCGAAGTACTGGGACTGTATCACAGTGTCGAGGATTCGTTCGCATTAGTGAAGAATGCGCGTAACAGCGGTATTGAGAATGTCGGCATTGATCTGATGTACAATCTGCCGGGTCAGACGCTGGATCAATGGCGGGCGGATATCCTCACCTCCATCGAGCAGGAGATTGACCATATCTGTGTGATTTCCTTCTGTGTGGTGCCGCATACGCAGATCGCCTCGCGTATAGCGGACGGGAAGATTCCGGGCATCGGGGATGTCTACCGGGAGATTGAGCTGTATACCATCGCCAAGGAGATGCTGCTGGAAGCCGGGTATGAGCAGTACAGCGTCATTGATTTCGCCAAGCCGGGCAAGACGGACCGGCACGCCACCCTGTACTTCTCGGAGCAGGCGCATATGATCGGCATTGGCGCAGCTGCTTTTGGCATCATTAACGGCTACATGTATATCAACAGCGGCAATCTGAATGAATATATGACCCGCGTGCAGGATGGGCTGCTGCCGGTCAATTGCGGGGAGAAGGCCGACGAGCGGGAGCTGGCGCACGGGGCCATGGCCAAGGGGCTGCGGATGCTGTCCGTGAACCGTGCCGGGTTCGTGAAGATGTTCGGGCAGGAGCCGGAGCAGCTGTTCCCGGAGACGATCGAGCGTCTGGTGCAGGACGGGCTGCTGATTCAGGATGCGGAAGAGATTCGGCTGACTGAAGACGGCATTATATGGGGCAACAATGTGAGTAAGCAATTTTTCTCCGCGAAATATGCGGATTACGGGCTGCAGCACCGGATGAAGCTGGCTAAGGGACGCCCGGTGCAATCGGTACAATCGGTTCAATCATAA
- a CDS encoding carboxymuconolactone decarboxylase family protein: MSDMLMRVNPQVGAAFDSMCKSIEDTGTLEPKVRELIRLACVVTDRSTYGIRLHALKAYELGASAEEVTETVMNCLPVAGIEAVSSGLAAALSAVEAKRGVHHGS, encoded by the coding sequence ATGAGCGATATGTTGATGAGAGTTAATCCGCAGGTAGGGGCCGCTTTTGATAGCATGTGCAAGTCGATTGAGGATACGGGGACGCTTGAGCCTAAGGTGCGGGAATTGATCCGGCTGGCTTGCGTAGTTACAGACCGTTCTACCTACGGCATCCGGCTGCATGCGCTGAAGGCTTATGAGCTGGGTGCGAGCGCGGAGGAAGTGACAGAGACCGTGATGAATTGTCTGCCGGTGGCAGGGATTGAGGCTGTCTCCTCCGGTCTGGCTGCGGCATTGTCGGCTGTGGAAGCCAAGCGGGGTGTTCATCATGGCAGTTAA
- the hemW gene encoding radical SAM family heme chaperone HemW — protein MAVKTTTNESFYNVYPHRDPICVSHYPNPVTEVTPADIYGTMGLGDQPPAHNVGAVYVHVPFCASVCIFCPFNKMAYQEKQVEQYMEAVKAEIGIYASSPYGSQSTISAVTFGGGTPSALSAGRMVEMLKSVQENYRVTPDAQISFEGSPATLTLEKMQAIRAQGANRISIGIQTFNDKMGQHLRMSHDSRRAFEVLEEAKEAGFGNIGIDLMYNLPEQTMEEWLEDVRTAVRLGIDHITVFSLCVVPFTALFKMIKEGKIPPTGSVELEVDMYLEAKRLLQEEGYVQYSVWDFAKPGFEDRHVLLYYTQQKDLFAHGPAAFGYVNKLMYINQGDIQEYSDRLQQQFLSVFIASQADDLEAMHGMMAKGLRMLSVKRKDFTGMFGFQPEEVFGTTIDELVAKGLLETDEHEIRLSARGIVWGNNVCKEFFSEANQQTFESRVKLARGQKPAEAAGEELKG, from the coding sequence ATGGCAGTTAAGACCACAACCAACGAATCCTTCTACAACGTCTATCCCCATAGAGATCCAATCTGTGTGTCCCACTATCCCAATCCTGTGACCGAGGTTACCCCGGCTGATATTTACGGAACAATGGGCCTTGGTGACCAGCCTCCGGCGCATAATGTCGGCGCAGTCTATGTCCATGTTCCCTTCTGTGCTTCCGTCTGTATCTTCTGTCCCTTCAATAAGATGGCCTATCAGGAAAAGCAGGTCGAGCAGTACATGGAGGCCGTCAAGGCCGAAATCGGCATCTATGCCTCTTCCCCGTATGGTTCGCAGTCCACGATCAGTGCGGTGACGTTCGGGGGCGGAACGCCTTCGGCTCTGTCTGCCGGGCGGATGGTTGAGATGCTGAAGAGCGTCCAGGAGAATTACCGGGTGACGCCGGATGCACAGATCTCATTCGAGGGCAGTCCGGCAACCTTGACGCTGGAGAAAATGCAGGCCATCCGTGCCCAGGGGGCGAACCGGATCAGCATCGGTATCCAGACCTTCAATGACAAGATGGGGCAGCATCTGCGGATGAGCCATGATTCCCGGCGGGCCTTCGAGGTGCTGGAGGAAGCGAAGGAGGCGGGCTTCGGGAACATCGGCATTGATCTGATGTACAACCTGCCTGAGCAGACCATGGAGGAATGGCTGGAGGATGTCCGTACGGCTGTACGTCTGGGCATTGACCATATCACGGTATTCTCTCTGTGTGTTGTACCCTTTACGGCACTGTTCAAAATGATTAAGGAAGGCAAGATTCCGCCAACCGGCAGTGTCGAGCTGGAAGTGGATATGTACCTGGAAGCCAAACGGCTGCTGCAGGAAGAGGGTTATGTCCAGTACAGCGTGTGGGATTTCGCCAAGCCGGGGTTCGAGGACCGGCATGTCCTCTTGTACTATACCCAGCAGAAGGATCTGTTCGCGCACGGCCCGGCCGCCTTCGGTTATGTCAACAAGCTGATGTATATCAACCAAGGGGATATTCAGGAGTACAGCGACCGGCTCCAGCAGCAGTTCCTGTCCGTCTTCATCGCAAGTCAGGCGGATGATCTGGAAGCGATGCACGGGATGATGGCCAAGGGCCTGCGGATGCTGTCCGTGAAGCGGAAGGATTTCACCGGCATGTTCGGATTCCAGCCGGAGGAGGTCTTCGGTACGACGATCGATGAGCTGGTAGCCAAAGGCCTGCTGGAAACGGATGAGCATGAGATCCGCCTGTCCGCGAGAGGTATTGTCTGGGGCAACAACGTCTGTAAGGAATTCTTCTCGGAAGCGAACCAGCAGACCTTCGAGAGCCGTGTGAAGCTGGCACGCGGACAAAAGCCGGCTGAGGCTGCCGGAGAGGAGCTGAAGGGATGA
- a CDS encoding U32 family peptidase yields the protein MKLSVGTNFDARLPILLKDSHVDVFYGKLSSDLVGGGRPTFALPTIDRARVEEHVKLLHAYGFKFNYLLNATCLDNLETTKDFHYRLRELLEWIGTLQPEYVTVSLPMLIDMVRTALPDVKISLSTFANVNTLRQAQYFEEKGVSEITLPESRNRDFAFLESLRKNTRCDYQLIATNDCMLDCPMRHNHANFQSHASQCNHVTDGFALDYYMLRCTERKLQHPEELLKSQWIRPEDMYIYEELGYHKFKLTERMKTTEKIAATAQSYSGRKYQGNLLSLLNSRMAEADFEMPNFSKNIKEDFAPSDKMRQVYRLLFSFQASIDNESLEGFLEGFRSKRCDRMDCDKCGYCAEWASRTVSMAKPGDEALKEFEQLFAALASGSFFESAPGAKAVWSAEGESLLGAVIGRKPEFIRDMAGPEIRKKSEELAAARGSAQVLRQDVAKANVLCTPADFRMFALSDLRALGFDTAELDLEEAAG from the coding sequence ATGAAGCTGTCTGTCGGCACGAACTTTGATGCCCGGTTGCCCATCCTGCTGAAGGATTCGCATGTGGATGTTTTCTACGGCAAGCTGTCCTCTGATCTGGTGGGCGGCGGAAGACCGACCTTTGCACTGCCTACCATAGACCGGGCGAGGGTGGAGGAGCATGTGAAGCTCCTGCATGCCTACGGGTTCAAGTTCAATTATCTGCTGAACGCTACCTGTCTGGATAACCTGGAGACGACGAAGGATTTCCATTACCGCCTGCGCGAGCTGCTGGAATGGATCGGCACGCTGCAGCCGGAATATGTGACGGTATCGCTCCCGATGCTGATTGACATGGTGCGCACCGCGCTGCCGGATGTGAAGATCAGCCTGTCTACCTTTGCTAATGTGAACACGCTCAGACAAGCCCAATATTTCGAGGAAAAAGGCGTCAGCGAGATTACCCTGCCCGAGAGCCGGAACCGTGACTTCGCCTTCCTGGAGAGCCTGCGCAAGAATACCCGCTGCGACTATCAGCTCATTGCGACCAATGACTGTATGCTGGATTGCCCGATGCGCCATAATCATGCGAATTTTCAGAGCCACGCCTCGCAGTGCAACCATGTGACGGACGGCTTCGCGCTGGATTATTATATGCTGCGCTGTACGGAGCGTAAGCTCCAGCACCCGGAGGAGCTGCTGAAGTCGCAGTGGATTCGCCCGGAGGACATGTATATCTATGAAGAGCTGGGCTATCACAAGTTCAAGCTGACCGAGCGGATGAAGACCACGGAGAAGATTGCGGCTACTGCGCAGTCTTACTCCGGGCGGAAGTATCAGGGCAACCTGCTCAGCCTGCTCAATTCGCGGATGGCGGAGGCCGACTTCGAAATGCCGAACTTCTCGAAGAACATCAAGGAGGATTTCGCACCGTCCGACAAAATGAGACAGGTCTACCGCCTGCTGTTCAGCTTCCAGGCCAGCATCGACAACGAGAGTCTGGAAGGCTTCCTGGAGGGCTTCCGCTCGAAGCGCTGCGACCGGATGGACTGTGACAAGTGTGGCTACTGTGCCGAATGGGCCAGCCGGACCGTGTCCATGGCAAAGCCCGGGGATGAGGCGCTGAAGGAATTCGAGCAGCTGTTCGCGGCGCTCGCTTCGGGAAGCTTCTTCGAGTCAGCGCCAGGAGCGAAGGCGGTCTGGAGCGCGGAGGGCGAGAGTCTCCTGGGCGCGGTCATTGGGCGCAAGCCTGAGTTCATCCGCGATATGGCCGGTCCTGAGATCCGTAAGAAGTCTGAGGAGCTGGCGGCTGCCCGGGGAAGTGCCCAGGTCTTACGGCAGGATGTCGCCAAGGCCAATGTACTGTGCACCCCGGCAGATTTCCGGATGTTCGCTCTTAGCGATCTGCGGGCGCTGGGCTTCGATACGGCTGAGCTGGACTTAGAGGAGGCAGCCGGATGA
- a CDS encoding flavodoxin family protein yields the protein MKKIIGLAGSMKKHHSSSEYLLSVALEAAAEQGVQTELLRLNDYNILPCDGCGNCMNGKHCHLLKDPEDQLTELYDKLKEADGFVFASPVYALSLPAVWKNWIDRCEPCSDEDLDFEYYNYDRVAGVKGKAFKGKVAGQIVVAAGPGHEWALASLMPCFTAIKLSMIASAGISLIEYDGQPGIRKRSWSKPIEEAEEAKMMARAVGMRVASSLGFSYFDLPGQSGAGQGQGSGGQDPMEQSQERGVQAEVWSAFTVQDVRDEEVTLGELASIQPRIFVIGDQQASLRCGPLLEQLEQQFGGSADCALIARVGQLPHFITHEFVKEKTSQTVPGFTLYYDWEDKLASRCTLAPGQPAILVGRSPGEWRLFAVDEADGRDIDRVVDYLEEAVV from the coding sequence ATGAAGAAGATCATCGGGCTTGCCGGGTCCATGAAGAAGCATCACAGCTCCAGCGAATATCTGCTCTCTGTTGCGCTTGAAGCCGCAGCGGAGCAGGGGGTGCAGACGGAGCTGCTGCGGCTGAATGATTACAACATTCTGCCCTGTGACGGCTGCGGCAACTGCATGAACGGCAAGCACTGCCACCTGCTGAAGGACCCGGAGGATCAATTGACAGAGCTGTACGACAAGCTGAAGGAGGCGGACGGGTTCGTCTTCGCCTCCCCGGTCTATGCGCTCTCGCTTCCGGCCGTCTGGAAGAACTGGATCGACCGCTGCGAGCCGTGCAGCGACGAGGATCTGGACTTCGAGTACTACAATTATGACCGGGTAGCCGGAGTGAAGGGTAAGGCGTTCAAGGGCAAGGTAGCCGGACAGATTGTTGTCGCAGCGGGACCCGGGCATGAATGGGCGCTGGCCTCGCTGATGCCCTGCTTCACGGCGATCAAGCTGTCGATGATTGCCAGCGCGGGCATCAGCCTGATTGAATATGACGGCCAGCCGGGTATCCGCAAGCGCTCCTGGAGCAAGCCGATTGAAGAAGCGGAAGAGGCGAAGATGATGGCCCGGGCGGTCGGGATGCGGGTGGCCTCCTCCTTGGGCTTCTCTTACTTCGACCTTCCCGGGCAGTCGGGGGCAGGGCAAGGACAGGGAAGCGGGGGGCAGGACCCTATGGAGCAGAGCCAGGAACGCGGGGTGCAGGCTGAAGTCTGGTCTGCCTTCACTGTGCAGGACGTCCGGGATGAGGAGGTTACGCTCGGTGAACTGGCTTCGATTCAGCCGCGCATCTTCGTTATCGGCGATCAGCAGGCCAGCCTCCGCTGCGGTCCGCTGCTGGAACAGCTGGAGCAGCAGTTCGGCGGGAGCGCAGACTGTGCGCTGATTGCAAGAGTGGGGCAGCTGCCCCACTTCATCACGCATGAATTCGTGAAGGAGAAGACAAGCCAGACCGTTCCCGGCTTCACGCTCTACTATGACTGGGAGGATAAGCTGGCCTCACGCTGCACCCTGGCGCCTGGACAGCCGGCTATCCTGGTAGGCAGAAGCCCCGGGGAGTGGCGGCTGTTTGCAGTCGATGAAGCAGACGGCCGGGATATAGACCGGGTCGTGGACTATCTGGAGGAAGCCGTCGTATGA
- a CDS encoding alpha/beta fold hydrolase produces MLKTKGIPLHYSIQGAGEAVLCLHGNRDSSLVFGDLARALEPHYQVLRADLRGHGQSEYSGPAFTLEDMVDDILRLLEEQGLKQVSIIGHSLGSTLALLLSAREPDRVKKLVLMGAAATFAVPFKRPEHGEEITPEAVRQTNAAAVPYFFTEGHEAVQHQILEGWSRLPAATHRLMIQIKHPDLRPLLQGIRQRTLIISGEADRITPLHKALELNRYLPDSRMHSVPGAGHFMFLEAGEDVAAAALTFLKGE; encoded by the coding sequence ATGCTGAAGACTAAGGGGATACCTTTACATTACAGTATTCAGGGCGCCGGGGAGGCTGTGCTGTGTCTGCACGGCAACCGGGACTCTTCGCTCGTCTTCGGGGACCTGGCCCGGGCGCTGGAGCCTCATTACCAGGTGCTTCGCGCGGACTTGCGCGGACACGGCCAGTCGGAATACTCCGGTCCGGCCTTCACTCTGGAGGACATGGTTGATGATATTCTCAGGCTGCTGGAAGAGCAGGGGCTGAAGCAGGTCTCGATCATCGGGCATTCCCTGGGCAGCACGCTTGCGCTGCTGCTATCCGCCCGTGAGCCGGACCGGGTGAAGAAGCTGGTGCTGATGGGGGCCGCCGCCACCTTCGCGGTTCCGTTCAAGCGGCCGGAGCACGGGGAAGAGATTACGCCGGAGGCTGTGCGGCAGACGAATGCGGCGGCGGTTCCGTATTTTTTCACCGAGGGGCATGAAGCGGTTCAGCATCAGATTCTGGAGGGCTGGTCCCGGCTGCCTGCCGCGACCCACCGTCTGATGATTCAGATCAAGCATCCCGATCTCCGGCCGCTCCTTCAGGGCATCCGGCAGAGAACGCTGATTATTAGCGGGGAGGCGGACCGGATTACGCCGCTGCACAAGGCGCTGGAGCTGAACCGGTATTTGCCGGACTCCCGGATGCATTCGGTTCCAGGCGCTGGACACTTTATGTTTCTTGAGGCGGGCGAAGACGTAGCTGCTGCCGCGCTTACTTTTCTTAAGGGGGAGTGA